In Polaromonas sp. JS666, one genomic interval encodes:
- a CDS encoding ComEA family DNA-binding protein, which yields MFKKLLAFLAAMSLVAAFAAVDVNKATEAELDGIKGIGPVTTKLIISERKKGEFKNWDDFIARVKGVGDKSAAKFSAEGLTVGGAAYKGAGAAEAKADAKAKAGAKKTDKPMTEKAKDAAVATKEAVKDAAVATKEAVKETAKDAKAAVTPKADAKVEAKAETKAAAKAEPAKPAASAAKK from the coding sequence ATGTTCAAGAAATTGCTGGCTTTTCTTGCCGCCATGTCCCTCGTCGCAGCGTTTGCGGCGGTTGATGTCAACAAAGCCACTGAAGCCGAACTCGACGGCATCAAGGGCATCGGTCCTGTCACCACCAAGCTGATTATTTCCGAGCGTAAAAAAGGCGAGTTCAAAAATTGGGACGACTTCATCGCACGCGTCAAAGGCGTAGGCGACAAAAGCGCCGCCAAGTTTTCCGCTGAAGGCCTGACAGTCGGTGGCGCAGCTTACAAGGGTGCCGGCGCCGCAGAAGCCAAGGCTGACGCCAAAGCCAAAGCCGGTGCCAAGAAAACTGACAAGCCCATGACCGAAAAAGCCAAGGACGCTGCAGTGGCCACTAAGGAAGCCGTCAAGGACGCCGCTGTCGCCACCAAGGAAGCTGTGAAAGAAACCGCCAAAGACGCCAAGGCCGCCGTGACACCCAAAGCCGACGCAAAAGTCGAAGCCAAGGCCGAAACCAAAGCAGCAGCCAAGGCTGAGCCAGCCAAGCCTGCTGCCAGCGCTGCCAAGAAGTAA
- a CDS encoding DinB family protein produces the protein MTMVFSDHYRFLAHYNRWMNQRLYDACEALTDDERKLERGAFFGSIHGTLNHLIVGDQIWLRRLAQCGLDNDIRLASLNAKVLDLPAGSRLNTVVFDDWKELRAKRKQLDAAIENWVVEMPDVFLQLTMRYGNSSGVERTHPVWQAMTHFFNHQTHHRGQVSTLLIQAGVDVGVTDLIALA, from the coding sequence ATGACGATGGTGTTTTCTGATCATTACCGTTTTTTGGCCCACTACAACCGCTGGATGAACCAGCGCCTGTATGACGCTTGCGAGGCGCTGACCGATGATGAGCGAAAGCTTGAGCGCGGTGCTTTTTTTGGCTCAATTCACGGGACGCTGAACCACCTGATCGTTGGCGACCAGATCTGGCTACGCCGACTTGCCCAGTGTGGCCTGGACAACGACATCAGGTTGGCCAGCCTGAATGCCAAGGTGCTGGATCTGCCCGCCGGCAGTCGGCTGAACACCGTGGTGTTCGACGACTGGAAGGAGCTGCGTGCCAAGCGCAAGCAGCTCGATGCCGCCATCGAGAACTGGGTGGTGGAGATGCCCGATGTTTTCCTGCAGCTCACCATGCGCTATGGCAACAGCAGTGGCGTTGAGCGCACGCATCCGGTCTGGCAGGCGATGACACACTTTTTTAACCATCAGACGCATCACCGTGGGCAGGTCAGCACGCTGCTCATACAGGCCGGTGTCGATGTTGGCGTGACCGACCTGATTGCGCTCGCCTAG
- a CDS encoding hydantoinase B/oxoprolinase family protein, with protein MTQENTSNTGSGRWQFWIDRGGTFTDIVARKPDGSLVTHKLLSENPEQYRDAAVAGIRHLLGLKPGEPIHADVVDCVKMGTTVATNALLERKGEPTLLVTTRGFRDALRIAYQNRPRLFDRNIVLPELLYSAVVEAQERVGAQGEALQALDESLLKKELAAHYAQGLRCLAIVFMHGYRYTDHEKAARRIAQEVGFTQISTSHETSPMMKFVSRGDTTVVDAYLSPILRRYVEQVASEMPGVKLFFMQSSGGLTDAQVFQGKDAILSGPAGGIVGMARTAAIAGIEKVIGFDMGGTSTDVSHYAGEFEREFETQVAGVRMRAPMMSIHTVAAGGGSILKFDGERFRVGPQSAGANPGPASYRRGGPLAVTDANLMVGKIQPRYFPKVFGHEANEPLDAEAVQARFDELAAQTGRSVEMVAEGFISIAVQQMANAIKKISVARGYDVTRYTLQCFGGAGGQHACLVADALGMTRVFVHPLAGVLSAYGMGLADQNVIREQAVELKLTAAALAEIGAKLDGLAATAETELQRQQVSTGAITTHRRVHVRYEGSDSALVVSFGTLDQIEAGFEAAYRQRFSFLMQGKGLVVEAVSVEAVVAGDAPAEPRHSLHEPREVPRRETVRMYSGGQWHDAALVVREDLQPGDIISGPAIIAEKNATTVVEPGWEAALTALDHLVLDRRAERAITFAAGTTVDPVLLEVFNNLFMNIAEQMGLQLQNTAYSVNIKERLDFSCALFDIEGNLIANAPHMPVHLGSMGESIKTVIRENAGKMQPGDVYVLNDPYHGGTHLPDITVITPVYLGASAQGTPTFYVGSRGHHADIGGITPGSMPPFSTLIEEEGVQINNFLLVERGVLREAEMIALLKSGKYPSRNPQQNMADLKAQIAANEKGVQELRKMVETFSLDVVLAYMRHVQDNAEESVRRVITRLKDGEFTLPLDNGAQIRVAIRVDTESRSAEIDFTGTSPQQTNNFNAPTAVCMAAVLYVFRTLVDDDIPLNAGCLKPLKVIIPAGSMLNPNPPASVVAGNVETSTCITNALYGALGVMAASQCTMNNFTFGNARHQYYETISGGSGAGGVMDESGRLVSGFDGTSVVQTHMTNSRLTDPEVLEFRFPVRLESYEIRQGSGGAGRWRGGNGGVRRVRFLEAMTASILSNGRKRGAFGMAGGEAGQVGRNVVVRASGQTEMLDHIGQAEMQPGDVFEIHTPGGGGFGKA; from the coding sequence ATGACCCAAGAAAACACATCAAACACAGGCAGTGGACGCTGGCAGTTCTGGATCGATCGCGGTGGCACCTTCACCGACATCGTGGCCAGGAAGCCCGATGGTTCGCTGGTCACGCACAAGCTGCTGTCTGAAAACCCGGAGCAATACCGCGATGCCGCCGTGGCGGGGATTCGCCATCTGCTGGGGCTCAAGCCTGGCGAGCCTATTCATGCGGACGTGGTGGACTGCGTGAAGATGGGAACCACCGTGGCCACCAACGCACTGCTGGAGCGCAAGGGCGAGCCTACGCTGCTGGTCACCACACGCGGCTTTCGTGATGCACTGCGCATTGCCTACCAGAACCGGCCCCGGCTGTTCGACCGCAATATCGTGCTGCCCGAGCTGCTGTACAGCGCGGTGGTCGAAGCGCAGGAGCGCGTCGGTGCGCAGGGCGAAGCTCTGCAGGCGCTTGATGAGTCGCTGCTGAAAAAGGAACTGGCCGCGCACTACGCCCAGGGGCTTCGATGCCTTGCGATTGTTTTCATGCATGGCTACCGCTACACCGATCATGAAAAAGCGGCCAGGCGCATCGCGCAGGAGGTCGGCTTCACGCAAATCAGCACCTCGCACGAAACCAGCCCGATGATGAAGTTCGTCAGCCGGGGTGATACCACGGTGGTGGATGCCTACCTGTCGCCCATTCTGCGTCGCTACGTGGAGCAGGTGGCCAGCGAGATGCCGGGGGTCAAGCTCTTTTTCATGCAGTCGTCCGGCGGCCTGACCGATGCGCAGGTGTTTCAGGGCAAGGACGCGATTTTGAGCGGCCCGGCCGGTGGCATTGTCGGCATGGCGCGTACCGCCGCCATCGCCGGCATTGAGAAGGTGATCGGTTTTGACATGGGCGGCACGTCGACCGATGTGTCGCATTACGCGGGCGAGTTTGAGCGCGAGTTTGAAACCCAGGTGGCCGGCGTGCGCATGCGTGCGCCCATGATGAGCATTCACACCGTGGCGGCCGGGGGGGGGTCCATTCTTAAATTTGACGGGGAGCGTTTCCGCGTCGGGCCGCAAAGTGCGGGCGCGAACCCGGGGCCGGCGAGCTACCGGCGCGGCGGACCGCTGGCGGTGACCGATGCCAATCTGATGGTGGGAAAAATCCAGCCGCGATATTTTCCCAAAGTGTTCGGTCACGAGGCCAATGAGCCGCTGGATGCAGAGGCGGTGCAGGCCCGGTTCGACGAACTGGCAGCGCAGACCGGCCGCAGTGTCGAAATGGTGGCTGAAGGCTTTATCAGCATTGCCGTGCAGCAGATGGCCAACGCCATCAAGAAGATTTCGGTGGCGCGCGGCTATGACGTCACGCGCTACACGCTGCAATGCTTTGGCGGTGCCGGAGGCCAGCACGCCTGCCTGGTGGCCGATGCGCTGGGCATGACGCGGGTCTTTGTGCATCCGCTGGCGGGTGTTTTGAGCGCCTACGGCATGGGCCTGGCGGACCAGAACGTGATTCGCGAGCAGGCGGTGGAACTCAAACTCACGGCCGCGGCACTTGCCGAGATTGGCGCCAAGCTCGATGGGCTGGCCGCCACCGCCGAGACCGAGCTGCAACGCCAGCAGGTCAGTACCGGCGCCATCACCACGCACCGTCGCGTGCATGTGCGTTATGAAGGCAGTGACTCGGCGCTGGTCGTGTCCTTTGGCACGCTGGACCAGATTGAGGCGGGCTTCGAGGCGGCGTACCGCCAGCGTTTTTCCTTCCTGATGCAGGGCAAGGGGCTGGTGGTGGAGGCGGTGTCCGTTGAAGCGGTGGTGGCGGGCGATGCCCCCGCCGAGCCGCGCCATAGTCTGCATGAGCCGCGCGAAGTACCGCGCCGCGAGACGGTGCGCATGTACTCGGGCGGGCAATGGCACGATGCGGCGCTGGTCGTGCGCGAAGACCTGCAGCCGGGCGACATCATTTCCGGCCCGGCCATCATTGCCGAGAAGAATGCGACCACGGTGGTGGAGCCCGGCTGGGAGGCCGCCCTGACGGCGCTGGACCATCTGGTGCTGGACCGGAGGGCGGAACGTGCCATCACATTTGCAGCAGGGACGACGGTGGATCCGGTGCTGCTGGAGGTGTTCAACAACCTCTTCATGAACATTGCCGAACAGATGGGCCTGCAGCTGCAGAACACCGCCTATTCGGTCAACATCAAGGAACGCCTGGATTTCAGCTGTGCGCTGTTTGACATCGAAGGCAACCTGATCGCCAACGCGCCGCACATGCCGGTGCACCTGGGCTCCATGGGCGAGAGTATCAAGACCGTGATCCGCGAGAACGCAGGCAAGATGCAGCCCGGTGACGTGTATGTGCTGAACGACCCCTACCATGGGGGTACGCACCTGCCAGACATCACCGTGATCACACCGGTCTATTTGGGTGCGTCAGCGCAGGGCACGCCGACGTTCTACGTCGGCTCGCGCGGCCACCATGCCGACATCGGCGGCATCACGCCGGGCTCCATGCCGCCGTTCTCGACGCTGATCGAAGAGGAGGGTGTGCAGATCAACAACTTCCTGCTGGTCGAGCGCGGCGTGCTGCGGGAAGCCGAGATGATTGCGCTGCTGAAAAGCGGCAAATACCCCAGCCGCAATCCGCAGCAGAACATGGCCGATTTGAAAGCGCAGATTGCCGCCAATGAAAAAGGCGTGCAGGAGCTGCGCAAGATGGTCGAAACATTCAGCCTGGACGTGGTGCTGGCCTATATGCGCCACGTGCAGGACAACGCTGAAGAGTCGGTGCGCCGCGTGATCACGCGCCTGAAGGACGGCGAGTTCACCCTGCCCCTGGACAACGGCGCGCAGATCAGGGTGGCGATTCGGGTGGACACGGAAAGCCGCAGCGCCGAGATTGACTTCACCGGTACCTCACCGCAGCAAACCAACAACTTCAACGCGCCGACTGCGGTCTGCATGGCCGCGGTGCTGTATGTGTTCCGCACGCTGGTGGATGACGACATTCCGCTCAATGCGGGTTGCCTGAAGCCGTTGAAGGTCATCATCCCGGCAGGCTCCATGCTCAACCCCAATCCGCCGGCCTCGGTGGTGGCGGGGAACGTGGAAACATCCACCTGCATCACCAATGCGCTTTACGGCGCGCTGGGCGTGATGGCGGCCAGCCAGTGCACCATGAACAACTTCACCTTTGGCAATGCGCGGCACCAGTATTACGAAACCATTTCCGGGGGCTCGGGTGCCGGCGGCGTCATGGATGAGTCAGGCCGGCTGGTGTCTGGCTTTGATGGTACGTCGGTAGTGCAGACCCACATGACCAATTCGCGCCTGACCGATCCCGAGGTACTGGAGTTCCGCTTCCCGGTGCGCCTGGAGAGCTACGAGATCCGCCAGGGTTCAGGCGGCGCTGGCCGCTGGCGAGGCGGCAATGGCGGAGTGCGCCGCGTGAGGTTCCTGGAAGCCATGACGGCCAGCATTTTGTCGAATGGACGCAAGCGGGGCGCCTTTGGTATGGCTGGCGGCGAGGCGGGGCAGGTGGGCCGCAACGTGGTCGTACGGGCCAGTGGCCAGACCGAAATGCTGGACCACATCGGCCAGGCCGAGATGCAGCCGGGTGATGTGTTTGAAATCCATACTCCGGGTGGCGGGGGGTTTGGAAAGGCCTGA
- a CDS encoding integration host factor subunit beta yields the protein MTRSDLVEELAARFSQLTHRDAEYAVKTILDAMSDALVRGHRIEIRGFGSFSINRRPPRMGRNPRSGESVAIPEKRVPHFKPGKALREAVDARTEELLTVTDSR from the coding sequence ATGACCCGAAGCGACCTTGTAGAAGAACTGGCAGCCCGATTCAGCCAGCTGACGCACCGCGATGCCGAATATGCCGTCAAGACGATTCTTGATGCCATGAGCGACGCGCTGGTACGCGGCCACCGGATTGAAATCAGGGGTTTTGGCAGTTTCTCCATCAACCGTCGCCCTCCCCGCATGGGTCGCAACCCCCGCTCCGGCGAAAGTGTGGCCATCCCCGAAAAGCGGGTGCCCCACTTCAAGCCGGGAAAGGCGTTGCGGGAGGCGGTCGATGCACGGACCGAGGAATTGCTGACGGTCACGGACTCCAGATGA
- the rfaD gene encoding ADP-glyceromanno-heptose 6-epimerase → MKIVVTGAAGFIGSNLVKGLNDRGIDDIIAVDDLTHGDKFRNLADLQIADYIDADDFYDLFAEGAFGQVEAVFHEGACSDTMELDGKYMMDNNYTLSCELFHACQEQGTRLLYASSAATYGGSDTFSESPEFERPLNVYGYSKLLFDQRMRRELGARFENAATQVAGFRYFNVYGPREQHKGRMASVAFHQFNQFQAEGKVKLFGDYGGYQAGGQMRDFVFIDDVVAVNLWFLDHPEKSGIFNLGTGRAQPFNDVALAVVNTLRQSQNAAAMSLEDAVRGGLIDYITFPPALVGKYQSYTQADLQALRAAGCQHAFADVQTGVAAYMQWLASAKI, encoded by the coding sequence ATGAAAATCGTAGTGACCGGCGCCGCCGGCTTCATCGGCAGCAACCTCGTGAAGGGACTCAACGACCGCGGCATCGACGACATCATCGCCGTCGACGACCTGACCCACGGCGACAAGTTTCGCAACCTGGCAGACCTGCAGATTGCCGACTACATCGATGCCGACGACTTTTATGACCTGTTTGCCGAAGGCGCTTTTGGCCAGGTAGAAGCGGTGTTCCACGAAGGCGCCTGCAGCGACACCATGGAGCTTGACGGCAAGTACATGATGGACAACAACTACACGCTGTCCTGCGAGCTGTTTCATGCCTGCCAGGAGCAGGGCACACGCCTGCTGTATGCCTCGTCGGCCGCCACCTATGGCGGCTCCGATACCTTCAGCGAGTCACCCGAGTTCGAGCGCCCGCTCAACGTCTATGGCTACTCCAAGCTGCTGTTTGACCAGCGGATGCGGCGTGAGCTCGGTGCCCGGTTTGAAAACGCCGCCACGCAGGTGGCCGGCTTCCGGTACTTTAACGTCTACGGCCCGCGCGAGCAGCACAAGGGCCGCATGGCCAGCGTCGCCTTTCACCAGTTCAACCAGTTCCAGGCAGAAGGCAAGGTCAAGCTGTTTGGAGACTACGGCGGTTACCAGGCCGGCGGACAGATGCGCGACTTTGTGTTCATCGATGACGTGGTGGCAGTCAATCTCTGGTTTCTGGATCACCCGGAGAAGTCCGGCATTTTCAACCTGGGTACCGGAAGGGCGCAGCCCTTCAACGATGTGGCCCTGGCCGTCGTCAACACCCTGCGCCAGAGCCAAAACGCTGCAGCCATGAGCCTCGAAGACGCGGTGCGCGGCGGGCTGATTGACTACATCACCTTCCCCCCCGCGCTGGTGGGCAAGTACCAGAGCTATACCCAGGCCGACTTGCAAGCCCTGCGCGCGGCCGGCTGCCAGCATGCCTTTGCCGATGTGCAGACCGGTGTGGCGGCTTACATGCAGTGGCTGGCGAGTGCAAAGATCTAG
- the rfaE1 gene encoding D-glycero-beta-D-manno-heptose-7-phosphate kinase: MTTLSLSPEKIAKARVLVVGDAMLDRYWYGAVDRISPEAPVPVVRVTRTEERIGAAANVAYNIVTLGAQASLLSVVGDDEASHHLEALVAKTGITPYFGRDAKLKTTVKLRVIGRQQQLLRLDFENTPENEVLASQSATFERLHLQHEAVLFSDYGKGGLAHIVLMIAQARAAGKVVLVDPKGSDYERYKNASVITPNRAELEHVIGTWNNEDDLRIKAHNLRSSLKLQAVLLTRSEEGMTLFDEQGELHVPAVAREVFDVTGAGDTVIATLAAMLAAGLSLREAVPIANRAGGIVVGKFGTATVNYSELFAAP, encoded by the coding sequence ATGACAACACTTTCCCTATCCCCTGAAAAAATCGCCAAGGCCCGCGTGCTGGTCGTGGGTGACGCCATGCTGGACCGCTACTGGTACGGTGCCGTGGACCGTATTTCACCGGAGGCACCGGTTCCTGTTGTTCGCGTGACCCGCACGGAAGAGCGCATTGGTGCGGCGGCCAACGTCGCCTACAACATCGTCACGCTGGGCGCACAGGCTTCGCTGCTGAGCGTGGTGGGCGATGATGAAGCCAGCCATCACCTTGAAGCCCTGGTGGCCAAAACCGGCATCACGCCCTACTTTGGTCGCGACGCCAAGCTGAAGACAACGGTCAAGCTGCGCGTGATCGGGCGCCAGCAGCAACTGCTGCGCCTTGATTTTGAAAATACACCTGAAAACGAAGTGCTGGCATCGCAGTCCGCCACGTTTGAGAGGCTGCACCTGCAGCACGAAGCCGTGCTGTTTTCCGACTACGGCAAGGGCGGCCTGGCGCACATCGTCCTGATGATTGCCCAAGCGCGCGCTGCCGGCAAGGTCGTGCTGGTGGACCCCAAGGGTTCGGACTATGAACGCTACAAAAACGCCAGTGTCATCACGCCCAACCGCGCCGAGCTGGAACATGTCATTGGCACCTGGAACAATGAAGACGATTTACGGATCAAAGCCCATAATCTGCGCAGCTCACTCAAGCTGCAGGCGGTGCTGCTGACCCGCAGCGAGGAAGGCATGACCCTGTTTGATGAGCAAGGCGAACTTCACGTCCCGGCGGTGGCCCGCGAAGTGTTCGACGTCACTGGTGCCGGCGACACGGTCATTGCAACGCTCGCTGCCATGCTCGCCGCCGGCCTGAGCCTGCGCGAGGCAGTGCCCATTGCCAACCGCGCCGGCGGCATCGTGGTCGGCAAATTCGGTACCGCCACCGTGAACTACAGCGAACTCTTTGCCGCCCCCTGA
- a CDS encoding LapA family protein, whose product MKYLMWLLKAAIFFTLFAFALNNQQTVAVHFFFGTSWQAPLVLVVLAAFACGLALGVLVMMPRWWKRRKAARHPSFGASTNLTDDASTLHHGI is encoded by the coding sequence GTGAAATACCTGATGTGGCTGCTCAAGGCAGCCATTTTTTTTACGCTCTTTGCTTTTGCACTGAACAACCAGCAGACGGTTGCGGTGCATTTCTTTTTTGGCACGTCCTGGCAGGCGCCTCTGGTGCTGGTTGTTCTGGCTGCTTTCGCCTGCGGCCTGGCGCTGGGTGTTCTTGTCATGATGCCGCGCTGGTGGAAAAGACGCAAAGCTGCACGCCACCCCTCCTTCGGGGCTTCAACCAATTTGACTGACGACGCCTCCACGCTCCACCATGGAATTTGA
- a CDS encoding TRAP transporter substrate-binding protein, with protein sequence MKRRWIMAAVAALLGSFCLAQTPSTWKLATGYRAESFHTLNIMQFSRDVEQATAGQLLIQVHANNTLAKLNDISQAVQQGKAEAGETIMSSLAKDIAIAGADSVPFVVNSYKDAQRLWKLQRPGIEKHFTERGLKLLYAVPWPPQGLHSSKPVRGLADFKGTQMRTYNQTTLRIAEMLGAKPVDVAMVDVGQALTEGRMDNMITSALTGVENKVWGSIRYYYEINAWFPKNVVFVSSKAFEALRPEVRSTVLKAATDAEVRGWLASQALAMSATQELRKNGIRIERIPADLEQEVKRMGEKFSREWVRSVGNEANNIFVPYYLVQ encoded by the coding sequence ATGAAACGCAGATGGATCATGGCTGCCGTGGCAGCCTTGCTGGGCAGCTTTTGCCTGGCGCAAACCCCAAGCACCTGGAAGCTGGCCACGGGTTACCGGGCCGAGTCTTTCCATACGCTAAACATCATGCAGTTTTCGCGCGATGTCGAGCAGGCCACGGCCGGCCAGCTGCTCATTCAGGTGCACGCCAACAACACGCTGGCCAAGCTCAATGACATCAGCCAGGCGGTGCAGCAGGGCAAAGCCGAGGCCGGTGAAACCATCATGAGCAGCCTCGCCAAGGACATTGCGATTGCCGGTGCCGACTCTGTGCCGTTTGTGGTGAACTCCTACAAGGACGCGCAACGCCTGTGGAAGCTGCAGCGCCCCGGTATTGAAAAGCACTTCACCGAGCGCGGCTTGAAGCTGCTGTATGCCGTGCCCTGGCCACCGCAGGGCCTGCACTCCAGCAAGCCGGTTCGGGGCCTGGCCGACTTCAAAGGCACGCAGATGCGCACTTACAACCAGACCACCTTGCGAATTGCCGAAATGCTGGGAGCCAAGCCGGTTGACGTTGCCATGGTCGACGTGGGTCAGGCGCTGACCGAAGGCCGCATGGACAACATGATCACCTCGGCGCTGACGGGGGTTGAAAACAAGGTCTGGGGCTCGATCAGGTACTACTACGAGATCAATGCATGGTTTCCCAAAAACGTGGTGTTTGTCAGCAGCAAGGCCTTTGAGGCCCTCAGGCCCGAGGTGCGCAGCACCGTCCTCAAGGCTGCAACTGATGCAGAAGTCCGCGGCTGGCTGGCCAGCCAGGCGCTGGCCATGAGCGCTACGCAAGAGCTGCGTAAAAACGGCATCAGGATTGAGCGCATTCCCGCAGACCTGGAGCAGGAAGTCAAGCGCATGGGTGAGAAGTTTTCGCGCGAGTGGGTACGATCTGTTGGCAATGAAGCCAACAATATCTTTGTGCCTTACTACCTTGTGCAATAA
- the lapB gene encoding lipopolysaccharide assembly protein LapB yields MEFDFTWVLLGFPIAFTLGWLASRLDLRQLRIENRQAPKAYFKGLNFLLNEQQDQAIDAFIEAVQNDPDTSELHFALGNLFRRRGEYERAVRVHEHLMSRGDLTQPERDRAQHALALDFLKAGLLDRAEIALRKLEGTPFEEEARLALLSIYERSRDWANATDIAARLDSSSHGNFSTRQAHYLCEQASASTAAGDTARALSALHEAAAMAPASARPLIDLAKLQNQLGQPQDAMQTLLKLEKTAPQGLPLAAGLLANIAQGSGQQAAAKTLLEASYAHMPSIDVIEALVKLEKDPVTARQWYVRHLEGQTSLVAADKWMAGEKLENEQHRALVQRTLDQAIKPLMRYRCAACGFEATQHFWHCPGCQAWDSYPTRRIEEL; encoded by the coding sequence ATGGAATTTGATTTCACCTGGGTTCTGCTCGGGTTTCCGATCGCCTTCACGCTGGGCTGGCTGGCATCACGGCTGGATTTGCGGCAACTGCGTATCGAGAACCGCCAAGCCCCCAAGGCCTATTTCAAGGGCCTCAACTTCCTGCTGAACGAACAGCAGGACCAGGCCATCGATGCTTTCATTGAAGCCGTCCAGAACGACCCCGACACGTCCGAGTTGCACTTCGCGCTGGGCAACCTGTTCCGCCGGCGCGGCGAATACGAGCGCGCAGTACGGGTGCATGAGCACCTGATGTCGCGCGGCGACCTGACCCAGCCGGAACGTGACCGTGCGCAACACGCGCTGGCACTGGATTTCCTGAAGGCCGGCTTGCTGGACCGCGCCGAGATCGCCCTGCGCAAACTCGAGGGCACACCGTTTGAAGAAGAAGCTCGGCTCGCCTTGCTGTCCATCTACGAGCGTTCGCGCGACTGGGCCAACGCCACCGACATCGCAGCGCGGCTGGACAGTTCCAGCCATGGCAATTTCAGCACCCGGCAGGCGCATTACCTGTGCGAGCAGGCCAGTGCCAGCACGGCCGCTGGCGATACGGCCAGGGCACTAAGCGCCCTGCATGAAGCTGCTGCCATGGCCCCTGCGTCGGCTCGTCCCCTGATTGACCTGGCCAAGCTGCAAAACCAGCTGGGCCAGCCGCAGGACGCGATGCAGACCCTCCTCAAGCTGGAGAAAACCGCGCCGCAGGGCCTGCCTCTGGCGGCTGGTTTGCTGGCCAATATTGCACAGGGCAGCGGCCAGCAAGCCGCCGCAAAGACGCTTCTGGAGGCCAGCTACGCACACATGCCGTCCATCGATGTGATCGAGGCGCTCGTCAAGCTGGAGAAGGACCCGGTGACGGCCCGGCAATGGTACGTGCGGCACCTGGAAGGCCAGACCTCCCTTGTGGCGGCCGACAAATGGATGGCAGGTGAAAAGCTGGAAAATGAACAACACCGCGCCCTCGTGCAACGGACGTTGGACCAGGCCATCAAGCCGCTGATGCGCTACCGCTGTGCAGCCTGCGGCTTCGAGGCCACCCAGCATTTCTGGCACTGCCCAGGCTGCCAGGCCTGGGACAGTTACCCGACACGCCGCATTGAAGAACTATAA